The following DNA comes from bacterium.
ACAACATCGTCGCCGCGAACGCCCTCTACGGCGGCACGCACAGCCTGTTCCGCTCCTCCCTCGCCCGCCTCGGCGTCGACGTCCGCCTCGCCCGCGGCGTCGAGGCCGAGGCGTTCGAGCCGCTGATCGACGAGCGCACGAAGGGGCTCTACGTCGAGTCGATCGGCAATCCGGGGTTCGACGTCCCCGAGTTCGATCGTCTGGCCGCGCTGGCGCACGGCCGCGGCCTGCCGCTGGTCGTGGACAACACGTTCGGCGCCGCCGGCTGGTACGCGCGGCCGATCGACCACGGCGCCGACGTCGTCGTCGCCTCGGCGACGAAGTGGATCGGCGGCCACGGCGCGGCGCTCGGCGGCGTGATCGTGGACGCCGACCGCTTCGACTGGGCCGCCTCCGGCCGCTTCGCCGAGTTCGTCGAGCCGGCCGCCGGCTACCACGGCCTCCGCTACGCCGCGGACTTCGGGCGCGGGACGCCGCGCGGCGGCGCGCCGCTCGCGGCGCGCGTCAGGCTCGAAGGGCTGCGCGACTTCGGCCCCTGCCTCGCGCCGCAGAACGCGTTCCTGCTGCTGCTCGGCCTCGACACGCTGTCGCTGCGCGCCGAACGGCAGGCGGCGAACGCGCTGGCCCTCGCGCGCTGGCTCGAGGAGCGTCCCGAGGTCGCGTGGGTGCGTCACCCGGGGCTGCCCTCCCATCCGCACCACGCGCGGGCGCGGCGGTACTTCCCGCGCGGCGCCGGGGCCGCCTTCAGCTTCGGCCTCGTCGGCGGCGCCCCGGCGGGACGCCGCTTCATCGAGGCGCTGGAGACGACGCTCCATCTCGCCAACGTCGGCGACGTGCGGACGCTGGCGATCCATCCCGCCTCGACGACGCACGCCCAGCTCTCGCCGCGCGAGCGGGAGGCGGCCGGCGTCTCCGAGGACCTCGTCCGCGTCTCGGCCGGCGTCGAGCATGTCGAAGACCTCCGCGCCGACTTCGAGCGCGCCCTCGCCGCGGCGCGCGGGGAGGCCCGGTGATCGGCCGCCGCGTCCGCGCGCGCGACGCGGTCCTCGCGGTCGAGGCCCCGTTCCCGCTGGAACTCGGCGGCGCGCTCGAACAGGTCCGCGTCGCCTACCGCACGTGGGGCCGCCTCGCGCCGGACGGCGCGAACGCGGTCGTCGTCTGCCACGCGCTGACCGGCTCGGCCGACGCGGCGGAGTGGTGGTCGCCGCTCTTCGGCGCCGGCCGCGCGCTCGA
Coding sequences within:
- a CDS encoding homoserine O-acetyltransferase, whose protein sequence is MELGGALEQVRVAYRTWGRLAPDGANAVVVCHALTGSADAAEWWSPLFGAGRAL
- a CDS encoding O-acetylhomoserine aminocarboxypropyltransferase/cysteine synthase, whose translation is MPQQKPRFETLQVHAGNGAAAARRAAAPPIFQTTSFTFDDCAHGAGLFALDAAGHIYSRLSNPTVAAFEERVAALEGGAAAVATASGQAAIFLAVAALAAAGDNIVAANALYGGTHSLFRSSLARLGVDVRLARGVEAEAFEPLIDERTKGLYVESIGNPGFDVPEFDRLAALAHGRGLPLVVDNTFGAAGWYARPIDHGADVVVASATKWIGGHGAALGGVIVDADRFDWAASGRFAEFVEPAAGYHGLRYAADFGRGTPRGGAPLAARVRLEGLRDFGPCLAPQNAFLLLLGLDTLSLRAERQAANALALARWLEERPEVAWVRHPGLPSHPHHARARRYFPRGAGAAFSFGLVGGAPAGRRFIEALETTLHLANVGDVRTLAIHPASTTHAQLSPREREAAGVSEDLVRVSAGVEHVEDLRADFERALAAARGEAR